A single window of bacterium DNA harbors:
- a CDS encoding Crp/Fnr family transcriptional regulator, whose protein sequence is MSAAPKPPAGFPFPEGLPPVLLAQLREHGRAVRLAAGDTYLRERAAVESFALVRSGVLRVFKTGENGREITLYGVGAGECCTINVLCLLSGQPSPAAAAAESAVEAIIYPRRLFLDWMAEHEAMRSFVFGILADKVGDMMALIEEVAFQRMDRRLAAYLVERGGTAGSVLECTHEAVAADLGTAREVVSRLLKSFEQRGMVSLARGRIRIEDPAALHEAAL, encoded by the coding sequence ATGAGCGCCGCGCCCAAGCCTCCCGCCGGCTTCCCGTTCCCCGAGGGCCTGCCTCCGGTCCTGCTGGCCCAGCTACGAGAGCACGGCCGGGCGGTGCGGCTCGCCGCCGGCGACACGTACCTGCGCGAGCGCGCGGCGGTCGAGTCCTTCGCCCTGGTCCGCAGCGGGGTGCTGCGCGTGTTCAAGACGGGCGAGAACGGGCGCGAGATCACGCTCTACGGCGTGGGGGCCGGCGAATGCTGCACGATCAACGTGCTGTGCCTGCTCTCGGGACAGCCCAGTCCCGCGGCGGCGGCGGCGGAATCCGCGGTCGAGGCGATCATCTACCCGCGCCGCCTCTTCCTGGACTGGATGGCCGAACACGAAGCGATGCGCTCCTTCGTCTTCGGCATCCTGGCCGACAAGGTCGGCGACATGATGGCCCTGATCGAAGAAGTGGCGTTCCAGCGCATGGACCGCCGGCTCGCCGCCTACCTCGTCGAGCGCGGCGGGACCGCCGGCTCCGTCCTGGAGTGCACGCACGAAGCGGTGGCCGCCGACCTCGGCACCGCCCGCGAGGTCGTCAGCCGCCTGTTGAAGTCCTTCGAACAGCGCGGCATGGTGTCGCTCGCGCGCGGGCGCATCCGGATCGAGGATCCGGCCGCCCTGCACGAAGCCGCCCTCTGA